A stretch of DNA from Sphingomonas ginkgonis:
CACCGCCTTGACCGCCGGGTCGTCGCGCCAGGCGAGCAGCGCGGCCGACATGGCGTCGCACATCTCCCGGGTGAGCGCGTGGATCGCCCGCGGCCGGTTGAGCCGGATCCGCCCGAGCGGACCCTCGATCTGGGTCAGGACGGCGTCGGTCACTGGCGCAGCATCTCGCGCGAGGTAATCATCCGCATGACCTGGTTGGTGCCCTCGAGGATCGAGTGGACCCGGAGGTCGCGCCACAACCGCTCGATCGGATAGTCCATCAGATAGCCGTAGCCGCCGTGGAGCTGCAGCGCGCGATCGGCGACGCTCGAGCCGGTGTCGGTGGCAAGCCGCTTGGCCATCGCCGCGAACTTGGTCTTGTCGGGCGCGTTGGCAGTGACCTTGGCCGCGGCGACGTAGAGCAGCCAGCGCGCCGCCTGCAACTCGGTCTCCATGTCGGCGAGCATGAACTGGGTGTTCTGGAAGTCGGCGATGGAGGTGCCGAACTGCTTCCGGTCCTTGGTATAGCGCACTGCCTGGTCGAGGCAGCGCTGCGCCCCGCCGAGCGAGCAGGCGCCGATGTTGAGCCGGCCGCCGTCCAGCCCCATCATCGCGATCCGAAAGCCTTCGCCCTCGCCGCCGACGCGGTTGACGACGGGGACTCGAACCTCGTCGAAATTGATCTGCGCGGTCGGCTGCGAATGCCAGCCGAGCTTCTTCTCCTGCGCGCCGAAGCTGACGCCCGGCATGTCCTTCTCGACGACCAGGCAGGTGATGCCCTTCGGACCCTCCTCGCCGGTGCGAACCATGGTGACGTAGATCTCGTTCTCGCCGCCGCCCGAGATGAAGGCCTTAGACCCGCTCACCACATAGTGGTCGCCGTCGCGGACCGCGCGGGTCTTGAGCGCGGCGGCGTCGGAGCCGGACGCGGGCTCGGTCAGGCAATAGCTGCCCATCCGCTCCATCGTAATCATCGATGGCAGATACTTCTGCTTGACCTCGGCCGAGCCGAACCGGTCGATCATCCACGCGGCCATGTTGTGGATCGAGATGAAGGCGCTGGTCGAGGGACAGCCATAGGCCATCGCCTCCATGATCAGCGCGGATTCGAGCCGTCCTAGGCCGATCCCGCCCGATTCCTCGGACACGTAGATGGAGCCGAAGCCGAGCTCGGCGGCCTGGCGGATCGTGTCGCGCGGGAAGATGTGCTTCTCGTCCCACTCGGCCGCGTGAGGGGTGATCTCGGCCGCGGTGAACTGCTGCGCCATTTCCTGGATCTGGCGCTGATCGTCGGTCAAATCGAACTGGTTCATCGGTCAGAGCCCCTAGCTTGGCGGCGGGGGCCTTTCCAGTGGTCCCTCAATGCTGCGCGACCAGATTATTTTGCTCGACCGGGTCGGGCGTGCTGCTGTTGCTGCTCTCGTCGGGGGGCAAGGTGACGATGTCGGGGGGCGGCTTGGCGGCCGCGTCGTTGGCGGCGACCGCGTTGCGCTCGGCCGCCGGGCGCTGGCACGCGGCGACGGCAAGGAGCAGCGGCAGGCAGGCGAGGCAGAGCGGCAGACGCGACATGGCGGGACAACGCCCTGCCGTCGGGTTGGTGGCACCGCGCGGCCGGGGCGGCGGCAGGGCGTCGCCCTTTTCGGTTGCGCTCCCCTCGGCGCTCCCTAGACGGCGTGGGCGAGGAGAGTGTTTCCATGCGTCACCCGATTGCGATCCTGGCCGTCCTTCCGCTGCTCGCCGCGGCCCCGCCGCCCGCCGCCGCCGACGCTCGGCTGCGGGCGATCGTCGCCCCGGTCAGTCCCGCGCAGCTCCGCCGCACCATCGCGACGCTGGTGAGCTTCGGCACCCGCCACACCCTCTCCAGCCAGACCGATCCGAAGCGCGGGATCGGCGCCGCGCTTGAATGGACCCGCGGCGAGTTTCAGCGCAGCTCCGCCGCCTGCGGCAACTGCCTGACGATCGTCGACCCGTCGGAAACCGTCACCGGCACTCGCATCCCGCAGCCGACCCGCATCCGCGACATGGTCGCGATCCAGCGCGGAACCGAGCGGCCGAACGACGTGGTCATCATTCAGGGGCATATCGACAGCCGGGTAACCGACGTGATGAACGCGACCTCGGACGCGCCCGGCGCCAACGACGACGGCTCGGGCACCGCGGCCGTGATCGAGGCGGCGCGGGTGCTGTCGAAGCACCGCTTCCCGGGCACCATCGTCTATGCCGCGCTGTCGGGCGAGGAGCAGGGGCTGTACGGCGGCAAGGTGCTCGCGGACTACGCCAAGGCGCAGGGCTGGAACGTTGTCACGGTCCTCAACAACGACATCATCGGGAACAGCTGCTCGTCCGACGGCGTGTGCGACAGCACGCACGCCCGCGTCCTGTCCGAAGGGCCACGCTCGCAGGGGGAGGGTGACCTTTCCAAGGCGACGCACAGCCTCGGCGGCGAGAATGACTCGCCGTCGCGCAACAGCTCGCGCTTTCTCGACACGCTGGCCGACCGGCTGAACATCGGCCTCGACGTTCGGCAGATCTGGCGGACCGACCGCTTCGGCCGCGGCGGCGATCACATCCCCTTCCTAGACCAGGGCTTCCCGGCGGCGCGGATCAGCGTCGCGGTCGAGAATTACGACTGGCAGCACCAGGACCTGAGGACCGAGGGCGGCAAGCGCTACGGCGACACGATCGATCATGTCGACTTCGCCTACTTGGCCAAGATGACCAAGCTCAACGTCGCCGCGCTCGCCGCCATTGCCAGCGCCCCGCCGCCGCCCGAGGCCAAGGTCGAGGGCGCGGTGAGCAACGACACCACATTGACCTGGACGGCCGTGCCCGGCGCCACGGGCTATGTCGTGCGCTGGCGCCGTACCGACAGCAATCATTGGGAAGAGTCGCGCAGCGTCGCAGCTGGCACGACCCGGATCGTCCTTCCCCACGTCCGTGTCGACGACTGGGTGTTCGGCGTCAGCGCGCTCGAGAATGGATGGGAAAGCCCGGTGTCGAGCGCTGTCCCCGGCGGCGCGTTCAAGCCGTGGGTGGCGCCGGCGAAGAAGTAAGAGCCGTCAACCTGACGCTGTCTCGGTGCCCAACCTTCCACTCGGACCATGGTTCGCGTAGCGGGTGGGGTGCTGAAACGAGTTCAGCATGACGGCGTAGGACAGACCGTGCCCCGCAGACCCACTCCCGGCCTTCCCACCCGCCAGCAGATCCTCGACTTCATCACCCAATCCGGCCAGCCCGCCGGCAAGCGCGAGATCGCGCGGGCGTTCGGGCTGTCGGGGCATGACAAGATCATGCTCAAGGCGCTGCTCAAGGACATGGCCGACGAGGGGCTGATCGACAGCTCGCCCGGCCGCGCCTTTCACAAGTCGGGCGGGGTGCCGCGGGTGACCGTGCTGCGGGTGGTCGAGGTGGATAGTGGGCCGGTCGCCATCCCGGAGAACTGGCAGGGCGAGGAGCCGCCGCCCAAGCTCCGCATTCTCGAGCAGGGTCGCCGCGGCGCGCTCGCGCTCAACGACCGCGTGCTGGTCCGCACCGAGGAGCGCGGGAACGGCCACGTCGCCCACCTGATGAAGAAGCTCGCCAAGTCGGCCGAGCTGGTGCTGGGTGTCGTCCATCAAGAAGGCGAGCGGTTCTGGCTCCGCCCGGTCGACAAGCGCGAGCGACGCGAGCTGCCGATCAGCGACCTCGGCGAGGCGCAGCCCGGCGATCTTGTCCTGTGCGAACCCTCGGGCCGTCCCCCCAAGATGTCTGCGCGGGTCGACGCGATCCTCGGCGACCCCTTCGCGCCGCGCAGCTTCAGCCTCATCGCGATCCACAAGCACGGCCTTCCGCACGAGTTCCGGGAGGAGACGATCGAGGAGGCCGCGCGGGTCGCCAAGCTGCCGCTCGGCGCTGACCGCGAGGACCTTCGCCACCTGCCAATCGTCGCCATCGACCCGGCCGACGCACGCGACCACGACGATGCGATCTGGGCCGAGGCGGACGGGGAGGGCGGCTGGCGCGCGATCGTCGCCATCGCCGACGTCAGCTTCTACGTCCGCTCCGGCTCGGCGCTCGACCGCGAGGCGCGGCGGCGCGGGAACAGCGTCTATTTCCCCGACCGGGTCGTCCCGATGCTGCCGCACGAGCTGTCGAGCGGCATCTGCTCGCTCAAGGCAGGGCAGGACCGGGCGGCGCTGGCCTGCCATCTCGCGATCGCGAAGGACGGAGCGGTGAAGAGCTGGCGGTTCAGCCGGGCGGTGATCCGGGTCGCCGCCAACATCGCCTACGAGGATGCGCAGGCGGCCATGGATGCACTCCTCCCCGAGACTTCTCTGGGAGGGGGACCACCGCCGCAGGCGGTGGTGGAGGGGCCTTCTCCTTCACTGACGGCGAAAGAGGCCCCTCCACCACTCGCCTCCGGCGAGCGGTCCCCCTCCCCTGCAACGGCAGGGGAGGAGCGAGTGCCCCGCGAACTCGTCGACACCGCCCTCCGTCCCCTGTGGGGCTGCTGGCGCGCCCTGCTCGCCGCGCGCACCCGCCGCGAGCCGCTGGAGCTCGACCTGCCCGAGCGGCAGATCCAGCTCGACGAGAAGGGCCGCATCCTCTCGGTCGCCCCGCGCGAGCGGCTCGATGCGCATCGGCTGGTCGAGGATTACATGATCGCCGCCAATGTCGCGGCGGCAAAGGCGCTGGAGGCGAAGAAGGCGCAGGTCATGTACCGCGTCCACGAGACGCCCAGCCGCGAGAAGCTGGTCGCGCTCAAGGACTATCTCGACACGTTCGGCATCTCCTTCGCGCTCGGCCAGGTGGTCCGCCCGGCGACCTTCAACCGGATCATCGCCGCGCTTGGCGACAGCGACGCCCGGCCCGAGATCATGGAGCAGGTGCTGCGGACCCAGACCCAGGCCCGCTACGCGCCCGACAATCTCGGCCATTTCGGGCTGGCGCTAGGGTCCTACGCCCATTTCACCTCGCCCATCCGCCGCTACGCCGACCTGCTGGTCCACCGCTCGCTGGTCCGCGCCTACAACCTCGGCGAGGGCGGGCTTTCGAACGAGGAGAGCGAGCATTTCGGCCAGATCGGCGAGAGCATCTCGATGCTCGAGCGGCGCGCGATGGAGGCGGAGCGGGAGACGATCGACCGCTATGTCGCGGCCTATCTCAGCGACCATGTAGGCGAGCTGGTCCAGTGCCGGATCACCGGGGTCCAGCCGTTCGGCTTCTTCGCGACGGTCGAGGGGCTGGGCGGCGACGGGCTGGTCCCGGCGGGCGATCTCGGCACCGAATATTATCGCTACGACGAGGCCGCGCGCGCGCTGACCGGCGAGGCGAGCGGCGACAGCTACCGTGTCGGGCAGCGGCTGACGTTGCGGCTGGTCGAGGCCAACCCGGTCAGCGGGGCGCTGCGCTTCCAGCTGCCGGAAGGAAGCTACGGCGGCGCCCGCCAGCGGCCGGAGCGCCGCGACCGGGTGCGTAGCGGCGGCATGGGCCGGCGCGGCCGCCCCGCGAACATCCGACATCAGGGTCGTAAGAAGCGCTGAAACGCGCTACGCTCTCCCGTGTCGTCGAGGGGGGCTTTGGCGTGGGCAGATTCAAACGGTGGGCCGGCTATGGCCTTGGTGGGGTGGCGGCGCTCGCCGTCGCGGGCACGGCGTTCGTCTGGTTCGGATCGGAGCGGGCGCTTGCCGCCGGGGAGCCAGCCACGCCCGAGCATCTCGTCCGACCCTCTCCCGCGATGCTCGCCAACGCGAGCCGGCTTGCCCATGTCTATGCCTGCTACGATTGCCACGGCGACCGGCTGCAGGGCGCCAAGTTCTTCGACCAGGCGGGCGTCGCCACCCTGTGGGGGCCCAACCTTACCCGCCTCGCCGCGCGGTCGAGCGACCAGCAGCTCGCCGCCGCGATCCGGCAGGGGATCGGCACCGACGGGCGAGCGCTGTTCGGCATGCCCTCGCACAGCTACGCCAGCTTCTCCGACGCGGAGGTGGCGACGATGATCGCCGCGATCCGTGCCGAGCCGGTCGGCGGCCCGGAGCGGCCGGCGCGGTCGCTGGGTCCGCTCGGCCGTTTCGGCATCGCCACCGGCAAGTTCAACTCGGCCCCGGTCCGGCGGACCGCCTATCTCGCCAATCCGCCCGCCGATCTGGGACCGCAGCACGCGGCGGGGCGGGCGATCGCCATGCACATCTGCGCCGACTGCCACGGCTCGGACCTCAAGGGCGGCGAGGCGGGACCGGACCTCAAGGGCCCGGACCTCGCGATCGCCGGGGCCTACGACCTGCCCGGCTTCACCCGGCTGATGCGCACCGGGGTGCCCGCCTCGGGCCGCGAGCTTAGGATGATGAGCGGCGTGTCGCGCACCGCATTTAGCCACATGACTGACGCCGAGATCGCCAGCCTGCACGGATACCTGGTCGCGCTTGCGCAGCGCTAGGAACCCGCCTCCCGCCGGCGGGTTCAAGGGCGCATGCCCAACCACAAGATTGCCATCGTCGTCGGTTCGATCCGGACCGGCTCGCTCAACCGCAAGGTCGCCCGGGCGATGTGCGCCCATTCGGACGCGCTCGACTGCCACATCGTCGAGATCGCCGACCTGCCGATGTACGATCCCAACCTCGACGGCGCCGAGCAGCCCGAGCCCTGGCAGCGCTTCCGCCGCGAGATCGCCGAAGCGGACGGCGTGCTGTTCGTTACCCCCGAGTACAACCGCTCGATCCCCGGCGTGCTCAAGAACGCGATCGACGTCGGTTCGCGCCCCTACGGCAAAAGCTGCTTCGCCAAGAAGCCGGCAGCGATCGTCACCGCCTCGCCCGGCGCGCTCGGCGGGTTCGGGTGCAACCACCAGCTGCGCCAGTGCTGCGTCTTTCTCGACATGCCGGTGATGGCGCAGCCGGAGGCCTATCTCGGCGGGGTCAAGGACGACAAGTTCGGCGAAGACGGCTCGATCACTGACCCGGCGCTGGACAAGCTTCTGCACAGCCTCGGCACCGCTTTCGCCGGCTGGGTCGGGATGATCCGCGCGGGCCGCGACGCGCTCGCCCCCGACTCGGCCGGAAGCAGCGGCAACTGAGCCTTCCCTCAACATGACCGGCCCTTGCGAGCCCGTTCGTGCCTCGCTAGGGGCGGGTCAAGAATTCAACGGAGGAATACCATGAGCGAGACTGCCGATCGGGTGAAGAAGATCGTCGTCGAACACCTCGGCGTGGACGCCGACAAGGTGACTGAGGAGGCGAGCTTCATCGACGATCTGGGCGCCGACAGCCTCGACATCGTCGAATTGGTGATGGCGTTCGAGGAAGAATTCGGGGTCGAGATTCCGGACGATGCCGCCGAGAAGATCACCACCGTCAAGGACGCGATCGACTATATCGACCAGCACCAGAGCTGACGGCCTGGTCGCCGCCTAGCTGAACGCCAGATAGGCGGCTCGAACGGCTTCCCGGTTCCCCGGGGGGCCGTTCTGCATTTGAGGGGAGTTTTGATGCGCCGAATTGTGGTCACCGGTCTGGGCCTCGTCACGCCGCTGGGCGGGGACGTCGAGACGAGCTGGAAGAACATCCTTGCCGCCCGGAGCGGGGCGGGCCTGATCACCAAGTTCGATGCGTCCAACCAGAAGTGCCGCATCGCCTGCGAGGTGAAGCCCAAGGACCATGAATATGGGTTCGATCCGGACAAGCGGGTCGACCACAAGGTCCAGCGCCAGGTCGACCCGTTCATCGTGTTCGGGATCGATGCGGCGGGGCAGGCGATTGAGGACGCCGGGCTGGCCGACATGCCGGAAGAGATGCGGCTGATGGCCGGCTGCTCGATCGGCTCGGGGATCGGCGGCCTGCCGGGGATTGAGAGCGAGTCGATCGTGCTCCACGAGCGCGGGCCGGGGCGCGTCTCGCCCCACTTCGTCCATGGCCGGCTGATCAACCTCATCTCGGGCCAGGTCTCGATCAAGTACGGGCTGATGGGGCCGAACCATGCGGTCGTCACCGCCTGCTCGACCGGCGCCCACTCGATCGGCGACGCGGCGCGGATGATCCGCGACGGCGACGCTGACATCATGCTCGCGGGCGGCGCCGAGGCGACCATCTGCCCGATCGGGATCGCCGGCTTCGCCCAGGCGCGCGCGCTCAGCACCAACTTCAACGACCAGCCGGAGAAGGCCTCGCGTCCCTACGACAAGGATCGCGACGGCTTCGTCATGGGCGAGGGCGCGGGTGTGGTGGTGCTCGAGGAATATGAGCACGCCAAGAAGCGCGGCGCCAAGATCTATGCCGAGGTGGTCGGCTACGGCCTGTCGGGCGATGCCTACCACGTCACCGCGCCGCATCCGGAAGGGTCGGGCGCGTTCCGTTCGATGCAGATGGCGATGCGCAAGTCGGGGATCGACCTCGGCGACATCGACTATATCAACGCCCACGGCACCTCGACCCCGCTCGGCGACGAGCTGGAGCTGGGCGCCGTCCGCAAGCTGTTCGGCAACAACATCGCCAACCTCAGCATGAGCTCGACCAAGTCGGCGATCGGGCACCTGCTCGGCGGCGCCGGGGCAGTCGAAAGCATCTTCTGCATCCTCGCCATGCGCGACCAGATCGTCCCGCCGACGCTCAACCTCGACAATCCGAGCGAGGGCACCGCGGGCGTCGACCTCGTCCCGCACACCGCCAAGGAGCGGAAGGTCAAGGCCGTGCTCAACAACAGCTTCGGCTTCGGCGGGACCAACGCCAGCCTGGTGATGAAGGCGGTCGACTAGCCTCGTGATCCGCAGGGCGCTCCTCGGCATCGTCGCGCTGGGCGTCCTTGCGGCGCTCGCCGGCTACTGGCTCCTGTGGGCCGGCGGCGGCGCGGCGAGCGCGCAGACCATCGTGGTCGAGGAGGGGGCGACGCTGATCCGGCTCTGCCCGGGGCTGGAGCGCAAGCATCTCATCCCCGGCAGTTGCACCACCTATCGAGGCATGGCGCGGCTGTTCGGGGCCAAGGACCCGGTCCAGGCCGGCGAGTTCGAGATCCCGGCCCACACCGGCGGGGCGAAGCTGCTCGACCTGCTCCAGCACGGCCGCCCGGTGCAGCGGCTGGTGACCGTCCCCGAGGGCACGCCGTCGATCGTCGTCCAGGAAAAGGTCGCGGCGGTGCCCTATCTCACCGGCGCGGCGCCACTTCCACCCGAGGGAAGCGTGCTCCCCGATAGCTACGGCTTCCAGCGCGGGGAGACCCGCGCGGCGCTGGTCGGGCGAATGCAGGCGGCGATGAGCCGCGAGCTCAACGCCCTATGGAAGAAACGCACCACCAATTGCCCGGTGGCGACCAAGGATCAGGCGCTGACGCTCGCCTCGATCGTCGAGAAGGAGACCGGCAAGCCGTCCGAGCGGCGGCTAGTCGCCGGGGTCTACTGCAACCGGCTGAAGATCGGGATGAAGCTGGATGCCGACCCGACCGTCATCTACCCGATCACCAAGGGCAAGCCGCTCGGGCGGCGGATCCTGCGGTCGGAGCTGAACGCGGTCACCGGCTACAACACCTACCGCGAGCCCGGGCTGCCACAGGGGCCGATCGCAAATCCCGGCAAGCTCAGCATCGCCGCGGTGCTCGATCCGGCGCCGACCAAGGCGCTCTACTTCGTCGCCGACGGCACCGGCGGGCACGTCTTTGCCGACACGCTCGAGCAGCATCAGGCGAATGTCGCGAAATGGTATGCCATCCGCCGCCAGCGCGGCGAGATGTAGCTCAGGCGCCGAGCGTCTCTTCCCGCACATAGCCGACGCGCCGCTCGTCGCCGGCATAGCCCCAGGCCCACCCAAGGGTGCAGTCGAGCATCGCGAAGGCAGTTCCGGGCTCGAGACGGGCGAGCAGCTCGCCGTCGCCGCTCGCCGCCCCGCGCAGGGCGGTCGCGGCAGTCACCCGGCGGGCGAGGGGCTCGGCATAATGGGAAGCGATGACCCGGCCGGCCAGCGCCACGTCGGCGAGGTCCTTGCGGAAGGCGTGGGTCGCTGGATCCGGCAGATCCGACGGCCCCGCCAGCGCGAAGCTCCTAGCGGTGAGCGTGGGCGAGCTGGCTGAGAGCCGGTCGTCGCGAGGGGCTGTCTTCGCCCTCGCGAAGGTTGCGCTTGAACCCTTCAAGAAATTCCGCCCCATCGCTGGTCCGAACGACGAACACATTCCGTCGGTCGTCCTGGTCTCGTTCGCGGCGCAGATAGCCGAGCCCGCCCAGCGTGTTCAAGGCGCGGGTAACGACGGGTTTCGAAACGCCCAGCATTCGGGCGAGGCCGCGCACGGTATGCGGGCCCGGGGACAAGTATACGATCAGCAATAGTGCCATCTGGCGATTGGTGAGATCCGGCTCGCCTGACCGCACGTAGCCGATCAGCGCGCGCATCCACGCATTTAGCGAGACGTCGCTCATATCGGCCGCACACTCCTATGACGCGTTTGCCTCCGTTAACCGGCAAATGACTGAATCGTTGCGTCATCGAAGAGAAAAATGCCCGCTTATGTCCGTTAAGCGACACTGCTCGTTTGCGGATGGCAACGTTTGGCAAGCATCGCCAGCATGGCGCGAAGCCCCATCGCGTCGCCGCCCTTGGGCCGGCCCGGCTTCGCCGCGGGGCGCCAGGCGAACACGTCGAGGTGGACCCAAGGGGTCGCCTCCGGCACGAAGCGGCGGAGGAAGAGGGCGGCGGTGACCGACCCGGCGAACGGGCTGTCGCCGCTGTTCGCCATGTCGGCGATGTCCGATTTCAGCATGTCGTCATAGCCGTCCCACAGCGGCATCCGCCACAGCGGGTCGTCCTGCTCGCCCGCCGCCGCGAGCAATTGGCTGGCGAGCTCCTCGTCGTTGACGAAGGTCGCGGGCAGGTCCGGGCCGAGCGCGACCCGCGCCGCCCCGGTGAGGGTCGCAAGGTCGATGACCAGTGCCGGCGCCTCCTCGCCCGCGCGGGTGATCGCGTCGGCCAGCACCAGCCGACCCTCGGCGTCGGTGTTGTCGACCTCGACCGTCTTGCCGGCGCGGCTGATCAGCACGTCGCCGGGACGGAAGGCATTGCCGCCGACGCTGTTCTCGACCGCCGGGATCAGGAGGTGGAGCCGGAGCGGCAGCCGCGCGCCGATCACCAGCCGCGTCAGTGCCAGCGCA
This window harbors:
- a CDS encoding ribonuclease R family protein; translated protein: MVRVAGGVLKRVQHDGVGQTVPRRPTPGLPTRQQILDFITQSGQPAGKREIARAFGLSGHDKIMLKALLKDMADEGLIDSSPGRAFHKSGGVPRVTVLRVVEVDSGPVAIPENWQGEEPPPKLRILEQGRRGALALNDRVLVRTEERGNGHVAHLMKKLAKSAELVLGVVHQEGERFWLRPVDKRERRELPISDLGEAQPGDLVLCEPSGRPPKMSARVDAILGDPFAPRSFSLIAIHKHGLPHEFREETIEEAARVAKLPLGADREDLRHLPIVAIDPADARDHDDAIWAEADGEGGWRAIVAIADVSFYVRSGSALDREARRRGNSVYFPDRVVPMLPHELSSGICSLKAGQDRAALACHLAIAKDGAVKSWRFSRAVIRVAANIAYEDAQAAMDALLPETSLGGGPPPQAVVEGPSPSLTAKEAPPPLASGERSPSPATAGEERVPRELVDTALRPLWGCWRALLAARTRREPLELDLPERQIQLDEKGRILSVAPRERLDAHRLVEDYMIAANVAAAKALEAKKAQVMYRVHETPSREKLVALKDYLDTFGISFALGQVVRPATFNRIIAALGDSDARPEIMEQVLRTQTQARYAPDNLGHFGLALGSYAHFTSPIRRYADLLVHRSLVRAYNLGEGGLSNEESEHFGQIGESISMLERRAMEAERETIDRYVAAYLSDHVGELVQCRITGVQPFGFFATVEGLGGDGLVPAGDLGTEYYRYDEAARALTGEASGDSYRVGQRLTLRLVEANPVSGALRFQLPEGSYGGARQRPERRDRVRSGGMGRRGRPANIRHQGRKKR
- a CDS encoding MarR family transcriptional regulator, producing MRALIGYVRSGEPDLTNRQMALLLIVYLSPGPHTVRGLARMLGVSKPVVTRALNTLGGLGYLRRERDQDDRRNVFVVRTSDGAEFLEGFKRNLREGEDSPSRRPALSQLAHAHR
- a CDS encoding NADPH-dependent FMN reductase — protein: MPNHKIAIVVGSIRTGSLNRKVARAMCAHSDALDCHIVEIADLPMYDPNLDGAEQPEPWQRFRREIAEADGVLFVTPEYNRSIPGVLKNAIDVGSRPYGKSCFAKKPAAIVTASPGALGGFGCNHQLRQCCVFLDMPVMAQPEAYLGGVKDDKFGEDGSITDPALDKLLHSLGTAFAGWVGMIRAGRDALAPDSAGSSGN
- a CDS encoding c-type cytochrome, coding for MGRFKRWAGYGLGGVAALAVAGTAFVWFGSERALAAGEPATPEHLVRPSPAMLANASRLAHVYACYDCHGDRLQGAKFFDQAGVATLWGPNLTRLAARSSDQQLAAAIRQGIGTDGRALFGMPSHSYASFSDAEVATMIAAIRAEPVGGPERPARSLGPLGRFGIATGKFNSAPVRRTAYLANPPADLGPQHAAGRAIAMHICADCHGSDLKGGEAGPDLKGPDLAIAGAYDLPGFTRLMRTGVPASGRELRMMSGVSRTAFSHMTDAEIASLHGYLVALAQR
- a CDS encoding M28 family metallopeptidase; this translates as MRHPIAILAVLPLLAAAPPPAAADARLRAIVAPVSPAQLRRTIATLVSFGTRHTLSSQTDPKRGIGAALEWTRGEFQRSSAACGNCLTIVDPSETVTGTRIPQPTRIRDMVAIQRGTERPNDVVIIQGHIDSRVTDVMNATSDAPGANDDGSGTAAVIEAARVLSKHRFPGTIVYAALSGEEQGLYGGKVLADYAKAQGWNVVTVLNNDIIGNSCSSDGVCDSTHARVLSEGPRSQGEGDLSKATHSLGGENDSPSRNSSRFLDTLADRLNIGLDVRQIWRTDRFGRGGDHIPFLDQGFPAARISVAVENYDWQHQDLRTEGGKRYGDTIDHVDFAYLAKMTKLNVAALAAIASAPPPPEAKVEGAVSNDTTLTWTAVPGATGYVVRWRRTDSNHWEESRSVAAGTTRIVLPHVRVDDWVFGVSALENGWESPVSSAVPGGAFKPWVAPAKK
- the fabF gene encoding beta-ketoacyl-ACP synthase II, coding for MRRIVVTGLGLVTPLGGDVETSWKNILAARSGAGLITKFDASNQKCRIACEVKPKDHEYGFDPDKRVDHKVQRQVDPFIVFGIDAAGQAIEDAGLADMPEEMRLMAGCSIGSGIGGLPGIESESIVLHERGPGRVSPHFVHGRLINLISGQVSIKYGLMGPNHAVVTACSTGAHSIGDAARMIRDGDADIMLAGGAEATICPIGIAGFAQARALSTNFNDQPEKASRPYDKDRDGFVMGEGAGVVVLEEYEHAKKRGAKIYAEVVGYGLSGDAYHVTAPHPEGSGAFRSMQMAMRKSGIDLGDIDYINAHGTSTPLGDELELGAVRKLFGNNIANLSMSSTKSAIGHLLGGAGAVESIFCILAMRDQIVPPTLNLDNPSEGTAGVDLVPHTAKERKVKAVLNNSFGFGGTNASLVMKAVD
- a CDS encoding acyl-CoA dehydrogenase family protein, with translation MNQFDLTDDQRQIQEMAQQFTAAEITPHAAEWDEKHIFPRDTIRQAAELGFGSIYVSEESGGIGLGRLESALIMEAMAYGCPSTSAFISIHNMAAWMIDRFGSAEVKQKYLPSMITMERMGSYCLTEPASGSDAAALKTRAVRDGDHYVVSGSKAFISGGGENEIYVTMVRTGEEGPKGITCLVVEKDMPGVSFGAQEKKLGWHSQPTAQINFDEVRVPVVNRVGGEGEGFRIAMMGLDGGRLNIGACSLGGAQRCLDQAVRYTKDRKQFGTSIADFQNTQFMLADMETELQAARWLLYVAAAKVTANAPDKTKFAAMAKRLATDTGSSVADRALQLHGGYGYLMDYPIERLWRDLRVHSILEGTNQVMRMITSREMLRQ
- the mltG gene encoding endolytic transglycosylase MltG, yielding MIRRALLGIVALGVLAALAGYWLLWAGGGAASAQTIVVEEGATLIRLCPGLERKHLIPGSCTTYRGMARLFGAKDPVQAGEFEIPAHTGGAKLLDLLQHGRPVQRLVTVPEGTPSIVVQEKVAAVPYLTGAAPLPPEGSVLPDSYGFQRGETRAALVGRMQAAMSRELNALWKKRTTNCPVATKDQALTLASIVEKETGKPSERRLVAGVYCNRLKIGMKLDADPTVIYPITKGKPLGRRILRSELNAVTGYNTYREPGLPQGPIANPGKLSIAAVLDPAPTKALYFVADGTGGHVFADTLEQHQANVAKWYAIRRQRGEM
- a CDS encoding SH3 domain-containing protein, encoding MALAGRVIASHYAEPLARRVTAATALRGAASGDGELLARLEPGTAFAMLDCTLGWAWGYAGDERRVGYVREETLGA
- a CDS encoding acyl carrier protein; its protein translation is MSETADRVKKIVVEHLGVDADKVTEEASFIDDLGADSLDIVELVMAFEEEFGVEIPDDAAEKITTVKDAIDYIDQHQS